Proteins from one Triticum aestivum cultivar Chinese Spring chromosome 7A, IWGSC CS RefSeq v2.1, whole genome shotgun sequence genomic window:
- the LOC123150157 gene encoding non-receptor tyrosine-protein kinase TYK2, producing MRRRMVIKTVLTDLRQQRKVIKAVSTLYGIDAITVDLRLGTITVIGVVDPVHVVGELRRLFGIAEIILVGPAEYEEKKKKDEDEKKKEAEEKKKKEVEAPRYEWPVGFLNSITDNFSEERIIRRGRHGVVYKGVQDNGVCIAVKKLHLMPGIDNEEFINEFHNVVRARHQNTILLLGYCHHTAQVLVEHNGKHVSAIVEERSLCSEYLQGGSLDNHLSNEPCALAWHTCYKIIRGICEGLHYLHKGVEYPIYHLELKPTKIFLDNYMMPKIGGFGFSRLFDTTETFNTSEVARTSVYMPPEYISKRQITPKFDVFSLGIIILQIMAGKESYTKYADIPPKEFIEHVYGLWVNRMQGTISKDTSCEVRTCIEIALKCVESSQVKRPTIKQIIQRLNKIDIVECSSIGELYRTREFAFEFLERITNDFSDQNKVGSGGYGDIYKGVLDNGEEIAVKKLHHRQMLFITDKQFKNEVINLMRVEHENIVRLVGYCHHTSQIFVEYEGKHVSASVLERAICFEYMQGGSLDDQLSAESCKLDWDKCYKIIKGICEGLHYLHNSVNPIYHLDLKPANILLDKDMVAKIGDFGLSRLFDSAQTYITASRDLKGTFGYMPPEYINGQIISPKFDVFSLGVIIIQVMAGKEGYFNCQDTHPKDFIDHVLEKWRVRQQATMSSHVSEEVRTCIEIALKCVEHDRNQRPKIAQIVNELSNIGIAKSSPVGQVQTTISPHVSEEVRTCIEIVLKCVEDDRMRRPTIAQIVNELSKIGIAKGSPISQISQATFSSPQQVAQPEQGGSHEANKLTRTPLGETSRSGPGQACRKLNLWKWNVKLNLKRKVKLKLKRNES from the exons ATGAGG CGGAGGATGGTGATCAAGACGGTGCTGACCGACCTCAGGCAGCAGCGGAAGGTGATCAAAGCCGTTTCCACTCTCTATG GTATCGACGCGATTACTGTGGACTTGCGGCTCGGGACGATCACCGTCATCGGCGTCGTCGACCCCGTGCACGTCGTGGGTGAGCTGCGAAGGTTGTTTGGGATTGCTGAGATCATCTTGGTCGGGCCCGCCGAgtatgaggagaagaagaagaaggatgaggacgagaagaagaaggaggcggaggagaagaagaagaaggaggtggaGGCTCCTCGGTATGAGTGGCCAGTCGGGTTCTTGAACAGCATCACAGACAATTTCTCCGAGGAGCGCATCATTCGCCGTGGTCGGCATGGAGTAGTCTACAAG GGAGTGCAGGACAATGGGGTATGCATTGCTGTGAAGAAGCTTCATCTCATGCCGGGAATTGACAACGAGGAATTCATAAATGAGTTTCATAATGTTGTGAGGGCCCGACATCAAAATACCATACTATTACTTGGTTACTGCCATCATACAGCACAAGTTCTTGTTGAGCACAATGGAAAACATGTTTCAGCTATAGTGGAAGAAAGATCTTTATGCTCTGAATACTTGCAAGGAGGAAGCCTTGACAACCATCTTTCTA ATGAACCATGTGCACTTGCTTGGCACACATGTTACAAAATAATTAGAGGGATATGTGAGGGTTTACATTACCTTCACAAAGGAGTTGAGTATCCTATTTACCATCTGGAATTAAAACCTACAAAGATTTTTCTGGATAACTACATGATGCCCAAAATTGGAGGTTTTGGCTTCTCTAGACTCTTTGATACAACGGAAACCTTCAATACATCAGAAGTTGCGCGAACAAG TGTATACATGCCACCAGAATACATCAGCAAACGGCAAATCACACCAAAATTTGATGTATTCAGTCTGGGCATTATAATCTTGCAAATAATGGCAGGAAAGGAGAGCTACACCAAATATGCAGATATTCCTCCCAAAGAATTTATTGAACAT GTATATGGATTATGGGTAAATAGGATGCAGGGCACAATATCGAAGGATACTTCATGTGAAGTTAGAACATGCATCGAAATAGCTCTAAAATGTGTGGAGTCCAGTCAAGTGAAGAGGCCTACTATAAAGCAGATCATACAAAGACTGAACAAGATTGATATTGTTGAGTGCTCATCTATAGGTGAACTATATAGGACAAGGGAGTTTGCATTTGAGTTCTTAGAACGTATTACAAATGACTTTTCTGACCAGAACAAAGTTGGCAGTGGTGGATATGGAGATATTTATAAG GGGGTGCTAGACAATGGAGAAGAGATTGCTGTTAAGAAACTTCATCATCGTCAAATGTTGTTCATTACTGACAAGCAATTTAAGAATGAGGTTATTAATCTAATGAGGGTCGAACATGAAAATATCGTACGGTTAGTTGGCTACTGCCACCATACATCACAAATATTTGTTGAGTACGAAGGAAAACATGTATCTGCTAGTGTGCTAGAAAGAGCAATTTGTTTCGAATACATGCAAGGTGGAAGCCTTGACGATCAACTTTCAG CTGAATCCTGCAAACTTGATTGGGACAAATGTTACAAAATAATAAAAGGAATATGTGAGGGTTTACATTACCTTCATAATTCCGTTAATCCCATTTACCATCTGGACTTAAAACCAGCAAATATTTTGTTGGATAAGGATATGGTGGCAAAAATTGGTGATTTTGGCTTGTCAAGACTCTTTGATTCAGCGCAAACCTATATCACAGCATCCCGAGATCTTAAAGGAACATT TGGATACATGCCGCCAGAATACATCAACGGACAAATAATCAGTCCGAAGTTTGATGTATTTAGTCTCGGGGTCATAATCATACAAGTAATGGCAGGAAAGGAGGGCTACTTCAATTGTCAAGACACCCATCCGAAAGATTTTATTGATCAT GTGCTTGAAAAATGGCGAGTGAGGCAGCAGGCAACAATGTCGTCCCATGTATCTGAAGAAGTGAGGACATGCATTGAAATAGCATTAAAATGTGTGGAGCATGACAGAAATCAAAGGCCTAAGATAGCCCAGATTGTTAATGAATTAAGTAACATTGGTATTGCTAAGAGTTCACCAGTAGGTCAG GTGCAGACAACAATATCGCCCCATGTATCTGAAGAAGTGAGGACATGCATCGAAATAGTGTTAAAATGTGTGGAGGATGACAGAATGCGAAGGCCTACAATAGCACAGATTGTTAATGAACTAAGTAAGATTGGTATTGCTAAAGGTTCACCCATCAGCCAG ATTTCCCAAGCTACATTTTCCAGCCCACAGCAGGTGGCACAGCCGGAACAAGGAGGAAGCCAT GAGGCAAACAAGCTGACTAGAACGCCATTGGGAGAAACGTCAAGATCAGGCCCTGGCCAAGCGTGCAGAAAGCTTAATTTGTGGAAGTGGAACGTAAAACTGAATCTGAAGAGGAAAGTAAAACTGAAGCTGAAGAGGAACGAAAGCTGA